A region from the Melioribacter roseus P3M-2 genome encodes:
- a CDS encoding Lon protease family protein — translation MPLKKAPRHKELSPSELKWTCDTSVFEFENTKSLKPIEGIVGQERALKALKIGVELRSPGYNVFVAGLSGTGKLTTIKKMLESIAPTDNGKLYDYAYVNNFKDIDRPVLLRFKAGQAKKFRKDLKSSIRFLQERIPQVLNSEPFVSRKKQLLSEYGKKQRSLMTSFEEKLRKDNFTLGEVKSGEMVRPEILALIDDKPVFVQQIQEFVREGKISSENANEIISKYSSYQEELQQVFVESLKLTQSYQEKINQLETESVSSIVKVTIDDLKKKYRDRKIKHYLEQVTENILLNIEIFKGQKPVREESEDGVVIDYLKEYEVNIILDNSTTKATPVIIETTPTYTNLFGTIEKVSDGRGGWYADFTRIKAGSILRANGGFLVINALDALGEPGVWKALKRSLLYGKLEIQDFANVYQFSPSILKPEPIEIDTKIILIGNNYVYSSLSYYEDDFNKIFKIKAEFDNVMKRSENALNEYARLIKKLIETEKLYEFDKTAIARLIEYGARYAGEKNKLTTRFAYIADLVREADFWAKDNGSKIVNAYHVDQAYNSYRERHGLYESKISEYIEEGAILIDTEGSRVGTVNGLAVYDVGAYSFGKPTRITASVSLGNGSIINVEREAGLSGKTHNKAVLIISGYFREKFGRNMNLSFSASLVFEQGYSMIDGDSASIAEICALLSAISGVPVKQSTAITGSVNQKGEVQPIGGVNEKIEGFFDVCKKRGLNGSQGVVIPHQNVKDLMLKDEVVNAVSAKRFHIYPVKTVEEAVEILTGVKAGNLLKTGKHEINTLFNKVEKELESMLKKSKQESRKKLKK, via the coding sequence ATGCCTCTTAAAAAAGCCCCTCGTCACAAAGAACTTTCCCCTTCGGAATTAAAATGGACTTGCGACACTTCCGTTTTCGAATTCGAAAATACGAAAAGCCTGAAACCGATCGAAGGAATTGTCGGACAGGAACGTGCTTTGAAAGCCCTGAAAATAGGAGTTGAACTCCGCAGCCCCGGATACAATGTATTCGTTGCCGGACTTTCCGGCACCGGGAAATTGACGACAATCAAAAAGATGTTAGAATCGATTGCGCCTACGGACAACGGGAAACTATACGATTACGCTTACGTAAATAATTTCAAAGATATCGACAGACCTGTATTGCTGAGATTTAAGGCTGGCCAGGCTAAAAAATTCAGAAAAGATTTGAAAAGCTCGATTCGATTCCTTCAGGAACGAATTCCTCAAGTATTAAATTCCGAACCCTTTGTCAGCCGCAAGAAACAACTTCTTTCCGAATACGGCAAAAAGCAGCGCTCTCTAATGACAAGCTTCGAAGAAAAACTAAGGAAAGATAATTTTACTCTGGGCGAAGTTAAATCGGGCGAAATGGTTCGACCCGAAATACTCGCATTGATTGACGACAAACCGGTATTTGTACAGCAGATTCAGGAATTCGTACGCGAAGGCAAAATCTCTTCCGAAAACGCCAATGAAATTATCAGCAAATATTCCTCTTATCAGGAAGAACTTCAGCAGGTATTCGTAGAAAGCCTTAAACTTACGCAATCGTATCAGGAGAAGATAAATCAGCTCGAAACCGAATCGGTCTCGTCAATAGTAAAAGTTACAATAGATGATTTGAAGAAAAAATACAGAGACCGCAAGATTAAACATTATCTCGAACAGGTGACGGAAAACATACTTTTGAATATCGAAATTTTCAAAGGACAAAAACCGGTCCGGGAAGAATCGGAAGACGGCGTCGTTATCGATTACCTCAAAGAATACGAAGTCAACATAATTCTCGATAATTCGACTACAAAAGCCACTCCAGTGATAATCGAGACTACTCCCACGTATACAAATTTGTTCGGCACAATCGAAAAAGTAAGCGACGGACGGGGCGGATGGTACGCCGATTTTACGCGCATCAAAGCCGGATCGATATTAAGAGCCAACGGCGGATTCCTCGTTATAAACGCGCTCGACGCTCTTGGCGAGCCGGGCGTTTGGAAAGCGCTCAAACGCTCTTTGCTCTACGGCAAACTGGAAATTCAGGATTTTGCAAACGTTTATCAATTTTCCCCGTCCATTCTGAAACCCGAACCCATCGAAATCGACACCAAAATAATTCTTATCGGAAATAATTACGTCTACTCGTCTCTATCGTATTACGAAGACGACTTCAATAAAATTTTCAAGATAAAAGCCGAATTCGACAACGTAATGAAGCGTTCCGAAAACGCGTTGAACGAATACGCCAGACTGATTAAAAAATTAATCGAAACCGAAAAGCTTTATGAATTCGATAAAACAGCGATTGCGCGGCTTATCGAATACGGCGCGCGTTACGCCGGCGAGAAGAACAAACTGACGACCCGATTTGCATACATCGCCGACCTCGTACGCGAAGCCGACTTCTGGGCAAAAGACAACGGCAGCAAAATAGTAAACGCTTATCACGTCGACCAGGCTTATAATTCTTACAGAGAGCGCCACGGATTGTACGAATCGAAAATTTCCGAGTATATTGAAGAAGGCGCAATCTTAATCGACACCGAAGGGTCGCGCGTCGGAACGGTAAACGGACTCGCAGTCTACGACGTCGGAGCTTATTCATTCGGCAAGCCCACAAGAATAACCGCTTCGGTATCTCTGGGCAACGGCAGCATAATTAATGTGGAAAGAGAAGCGGGATTGAGCGGCAAAACCCACAACAAAGCAGTACTGATTATTTCCGGTTATTTCAGGGAAAAGTTCGGACGAAACATGAACCTTTCCTTCAGCGCAAGTCTTGTATTTGAACAGGGCTACAGTATGATCGACGGCGACAGCGCGTCGATAGCCGAAATCTGCGCTCTGCTTTCGGCTATTTCCGGCGTTCCCGTCAAGCAATCGACTGCGATTACCGGATCGGTCAATCAAAAAGGCGAAGTTCAGCCGATCGGCGGCGTCAACGAAAAAATCGAAGGTTTTTTCGACGTCTGCAAAAAACGCGGACTTAACGGCTCCCAAGGCGTCGTAATTCCACATCAAAACGTAAAAGATTTGATGCTAAAAGACGAAGTAGTAAATGCCGTAAGCGCAAAACGGTTTCACATCTATCCGGTTAAAACCGTCGAAGAAGCGGTCGAAATTTTGACGGGAGTAAAAGCCGGCAATTTGCTTAAAACGGGAAAACACGAAATTAATACGCTTTTCAACAAAGTTGAAAAAGAACTCGAATCGATGCTGAAAAAGTCGAAACAGGAAAGCAGGAAAAAGCTAAAAAAATAA
- the lgt gene encoding prolipoprotein diacylglyceryl transferase, protein MRQWLIYWDVNPEIFKLGPFSIRWYGLLFALGFIIGFQIMSYIFRKEKRNEDDLNDLLWYMILGTVIGARLGHCLFYNPSYYLSNPLEILQVWKGGLASHGAAIGILTAIYLFTKKYKEYSFFWLMDRLVITVALGGSFIRLGNLFNSEIIGVPTGSDWGFVFTHVDSLPRHPAQLYESIAYLIVFIFLFSYYKKKEGSFKEGLLFGYFLILVFTFRFFVEFVKENQTYFEEGMILNMGQILSVPLIIAGIYLLTRKNSKSIKINRRNS, encoded by the coding sequence TTGAGGCAATGGTTGATTTACTGGGACGTCAATCCTGAAATATTTAAGCTCGGACCCTTCTCGATAAGATGGTACGGTCTGTTGTTTGCGCTCGGATTCATTATCGGATTTCAGATAATGTCGTACATCTTCCGGAAGGAAAAGAGAAACGAAGACGATCTTAACGATTTACTCTGGTATATGATTTTAGGAACCGTCATCGGCGCGCGTTTAGGTCATTGCCTTTTCTATAATCCTTCTTACTATCTTTCCAATCCGCTCGAAATTTTGCAGGTCTGGAAAGGAGGACTTGCCAGCCACGGCGCCGCAATCGGTATTCTTACGGCTATATATTTGTTTACGAAAAAATATAAAGAGTACTCATTCTTCTGGCTGATGGATAGATTGGTAATAACCGTTGCGCTCGGCGGCTCGTTCATCAGGCTGGGCAATCTTTTCAATTCCGAAATTATCGGAGTGCCGACTGGAAGCGACTGGGGATTTGTTTTTACGCACGTCGATAGTCTGCCGAGACATCCCGCTCAATTGTACGAATCGATCGCTTATCTTATCGTGTTTATATTCCTTTTTTCCTATTACAAAAAGAAAGAAGGAAGTTTCAAAGAAGGTCTTCTCTTCGGGTATTTTCTGATACTTGTTTTCACGTTCCGCTTCTTCGTCGAATTCGTTAAAGAAAATCAAACTTATTTCGAAGAAGGGATGATACTTAATATGGGGCAAATTTTGAGCGTCCCGTTAATTATTGCGGGAATTTATTTGCTTACAAGAAAGAACTCCAAATCCATCAAAATTAACCGACGCAATTCCTGA
- a CDS encoding TolB family protein produces the protein MKRALVLINLLFISSLITAQEYNPDADTLRFEGEHHLRNIRQLTFGGNNAEAYWSFDNKELIFQSDWEKINPQGCDQIFKMKADVSDYEDGIKYKLISTGKGRTTCGYFLKDGRIIYASTHEADSLCPESKMFAAGRYVWPIYDSYDIYVADSDGSDTKLLIGGKGYDAEATVSPDGKYIVFTSTRSGDLELWRYEIGTGELVQLTDQLGYDGGAFFSPDSRSIVWRASRPTGEEAEVYKQLLKEGYVEPKALNIYVSDIDGKNVRQVTDLPGANWAPFFHPDGKKILFSSNHHSIDKGGRLFDIFMINIDGTGLEKITNSGTFDAFPMFSFDGKKFVFCSNRNAERKPSRDTNVFVADWVENPDERDTGFKAVK, from the coding sequence ATGAAAAGAGCATTGGTTTTAATAAATCTGTTGTTTATATCTTCGTTGATTACGGCTCAGGAGTATAACCCGGACGCCGACACGCTCCGTTTCGAAGGAGAACATCATCTCAGAAATATCCGCCAGCTGACATTCGGCGGCAACAACGCCGAAGCTTATTGGAGTTTCGACAACAAAGAACTGATTTTTCAAAGCGACTGGGAAAAGATCAATCCGCAGGGCTGCGACCAGATTTTCAAAATGAAAGCCGACGTTAGCGATTATGAGGACGGTATAAAATATAAATTGATTTCTACGGGAAAGGGAAGAACGACCTGCGGCTATTTTCTTAAAGACGGCAGAATAATATATGCGTCAACTCACGAAGCCGACTCGCTTTGTCCGGAATCCAAAATGTTTGCCGCCGGCAGATACGTCTGGCCAATTTACGATTCGTATGATATTTACGTAGCTGATTCCGACGGCAGCGACACGAAATTATTAATCGGAGGGAAAGGCTACGACGCAGAAGCGACAGTTTCCCCCGACGGGAAATATATTGTCTTCACTTCCACCCGTTCGGGCGACCTGGAATTGTGGCGTTATGAAATCGGAACGGGCGAATTGGTTCAACTTACAGACCAGCTCGGTTACGACGGAGGCGCATTCTTTTCGCCGGATTCCAGATCGATCGTCTGGCGCGCCAGCCGGCCAACGGGCGAGGAAGCCGAAGTTTACAAACAACTTTTGAAAGAAGGTTACGTTGAACCGAAAGCTCTCAATATCTACGTATCTGATATCGACGGTAAAAACGTACGGCAGGTGACCGACCTCCCGGGCGCAAATTGGGCGCCGTTTTTTCATCCCGACGGAAAAAAGATTTTATTTTCTTCGAATCATCATTCGATCGACAAAGGCGGCAGACTGTTCGATATCTTTATGATCAACATCGACGGCACGGGACTTGAAAAAATTACAAATTCCGGTACGTTCGACGCTTTCCCGATGTTTTCTTTCGACGGAAAGAAATTTGTCTTTTGTTCCAACAGAAACGCCGAAAGAAAACCCTCGAGAGACACAAATGTTTTTGTAGCAGACTGGGTCGAAAATCCGGATGAACGGGACACAGGTTTCAAAGCGGTAAAATAG
- a CDS encoding RsmB/NOP family class I SAM-dependent RNA methyltransferase has translation MIEIGKNITEYLRENFGDEYMSRFVEFYDSEPKTHIRISPRSDKQKLFEALTHYGIELKGVQGIPNAYEVTRGVDMVGKTIDYILGAYYIQSLSSMLPALVLNPSPKDKTLDLCAAPGSKTTQLSELMSNRGTLVSNDISIDRLRVLMYNIDKMNVVNAGVLNKKGELLCGFFDEYFDRILVDAPCSALGIIQKKGEVSNWWNRNKVSGIAEIQYKLLVSGIRMLKVGGELVYSTCTLTLEENELVLNKILEKYPVELVDVELPVESREAFTDIRGVKLNPGISKAKRIVPWEAGSEGFFVAKLVKSDKTDKRNADKSRFKNDIKLLNANSRDIKNYLSEISDYYGIEKSVFDDYRFIQRSKDIYFVDGRWDSIHTGLFNRIGSKFGAVDKKNRVQLHMLAAQILGKYVAKNRAELKNKSELEIYFRGGVIRRPFDSKGQKIVFYDDKILGTAVASDEGLKSQFPRAFRTQEIVIP, from the coding sequence TTGATAGAAATAGGAAAGAACATAACCGAATATCTGCGTGAGAATTTCGGCGACGAATATATGAGTCGTTTTGTCGAATTCTATGATTCCGAGCCGAAGACGCACATTCGCATTTCGCCTCGAAGCGATAAGCAAAAATTATTCGAAGCATTGACGCATTACGGAATCGAGCTCAAAGGCGTGCAAGGAATTCCGAACGCTTATGAAGTTACTCGCGGCGTCGATATGGTCGGCAAAACAATCGACTACATCCTCGGCGCTTATTATATCCAAAGTCTTTCGTCAATGTTGCCGGCGCTCGTTCTTAATCCGTCCCCTAAGGATAAAACGCTCGATTTGTGCGCCGCGCCCGGTTCCAAAACAACTCAACTTTCGGAATTGATGAGCAACAGAGGCACTCTGGTTTCGAACGACATTTCGATCGACCGTCTGCGCGTATTGATGTATAATATCGATAAAATGAACGTAGTCAACGCCGGAGTATTAAATAAAAAAGGAGAATTGCTGTGCGGCTTTTTCGACGAGTATTTCGACAGAATCCTTGTCGACGCGCCGTGCAGCGCTCTCGGCATAATTCAGAAAAAAGGCGAGGTAAGCAACTGGTGGAACAGGAACAAAGTTTCCGGCATTGCCGAAATTCAATATAAATTGCTCGTAAGCGGAATCCGTATGCTAAAAGTCGGGGGAGAACTTGTGTATTCGACCTGTACGCTTACGCTCGAAGAAAACGAACTCGTCTTGAATAAAATTCTTGAAAAATATCCGGTTGAATTGGTCGATGTGGAATTGCCCGTCGAATCCAGAGAAGCATTTACAGATATCCGAGGAGTAAAGTTGAATCCCGGAATATCGAAAGCCAAAAGGATTGTTCCGTGGGAGGCCGGTTCGGAAGGTTTTTTTGTGGCGAAGTTAGTTAAGTCTGATAAAACCGATAAAAGAAACGCCGACAAGTCGCGGTTCAAAAACGATATTAAATTGTTGAACGCGAATTCGCGCGATATTAAAAATTATTTGTCGGAAATATCGGATTATTACGGAATCGAAAAATCGGTATTCGACGACTACCGTTTTATTCAAAGGAGCAAAGATATCTATTTCGTCGACGGCAGATGGGACTCGATTCATACGGGGTTGTTCAATCGCATCGGTTCGAAATTCGGCGCCGTCGATAAAAAAAACAGGGTGCAGCTTCACATGCTTGCCGCTCAAATTTTGGGTAAATACGTTGCGAAAAACAGAGCGGAACTCAAGAATAAATCCGAACTGGAAATCTATTTCAGAGGCGGCGTCATCAGGCGGCCTTTCGATTCCAAAGGGCAAAAAATTGTTTTCTATGATGATAAAATTCTCGGTACTGCGGTTGCGTCGGACGAAGGTTTGAAAAGTCAGTTCCCGCGGGCGTTCAGAACCCAGGAAATTGTAATACCTTGA